The genomic region GGGTCTGAAACCATCCAATAAGGTCCTGGCCGATTGGTACTTGTGTCATGATGATAGATTTGTTGGTCGCGCAGCACTACCCAATACCTGTATCCGCTATCATCGCTGTAATTTCCCTTGGCTTTGCCTTGTATCCAGGAAAGGGCATAAGCGGAATCATGCGTCCCAAGCGATGTACCGTATCTCACCTCCCCTCTTGCCGGCATAGCGAATTAGCAATCATCTGACACTGCATATTGCCCAGAGCAGTAAGCA from Bacillota bacterium harbors:
- a CDS encoding peptidoglycan-binding protein, with amino-acid sequence MPARGEVRYGTSLGTHDSAYALSWIQGKAKGNYSDDSGYRYWVVLRDQQIYHHDTSTNRPGPYWMVSDPYYYTRSIQYTLNLMGYPLTVDNVFGPATSNAVSQFQSNNGLTADGVVGTNTYYRLSWDSH